One stretch of Planctomycetota bacterium DNA includes these proteins:
- a CDS encoding LemA family protein, with translation MWYLIGAGILAVIVLLWLVVTYNGLVALRNIVKNAWSQIDVQLKRRYDLIPNLVEAVKGYAKHENTTFENIAKARSACMQASAAGKVGELAQAEGFLTQALKGLLAVAEAYPELKANQNFLALQEELTTTENKISFARQFYNDNVMGFNNKIQMFPSNIVAGVFGFKSSEFFNIDATPQERQAPKVQF, from the coding sequence ATGTGGTATCTGATAGGCGCTGGTATTCTGGCTGTCATTGTGTTACTGTGGCTGGTGGTTACCTATAATGGGCTGGTGGCCCTGCGCAATATCGTCAAGAACGCCTGGTCCCAGATTGACGTCCAACTGAAACGCCGCTACGACCTGATACCCAACCTGGTCGAAGCGGTCAAGGGCTATGCCAAGCACGAGAACACCACGTTTGAAAATATCGCCAAGGCGCGTTCGGCCTGCATGCAGGCGTCCGCCGCCGGCAAGGTCGGCGAATTAGCCCAGGCCGAAGGATTCCTGACCCAGGCGCTGAAAGGCTTGCTGGCCGTGGCTGAGGCCTATCCGGAACTCAAGGCCAACCAGAATTTCCTGGCCCTGCAGGAGGAACTGACCACCACTGAGAATAAAATCTCATTTGCCCGGCAATTCTATAACGATAACGTGATGGGATTCAACAACAAGATTCAGATGTTCCCGTCCAATATCGTAGCCGGCGTATTCGGCTTCAAGTCGTCGGAATTCTTTAACATCGATGCCACGCCTCAGGAACGCCAGGCGCCCAAGGTCCAGTTCTAA
- a CDS encoding sodium ion-translocating decarboxylase subunit beta, giving the protein MQSNSIIDMINNIIQQTGILHMNWQYPVMWCIGLLFIYLAIVKKFEPLLLLPIGFGIFLVNFPLTPLMGVSENGQRELLQVFYHYGIEMSELIPCVIFLGLGAMTDFGPLISNPKTMLVGAGAQLGVFVTFIGSIVLGGFTLQQAASIGIIGGADGPTTIYLTQKLAPELLGTNALAAYSYMALVPLIQPPIMRLLTTKKEKLIVMRQMRPVSKTEKIIFPLLATTLISILVPAVMPLMGMFMFGNLMKESGAVSRLTDTAQNALMNIVTIFLGISVGATMQAEKFLTKAPLLVFGLGIIDFAVCTAGGILTVKVMNLFLKPENRMNPLIGSAGVSAVPMSARVAQVVGQQYNPKNFLIMHAMGPNLAGVIGTAAAAGMFIAMFK; this is encoded by the coding sequence ATGCAAAGCAACAGCATTATCGACATGATTAACAACATCATCCAGCAGACCGGGATACTGCATATGAACTGGCAATATCCGGTCATGTGGTGCATCGGACTGCTATTCATCTATTTAGCTATTGTCAAAAAGTTCGAGCCGCTGCTACTGCTGCCCATCGGCTTCGGCATCTTCCTGGTCAATTTCCCGCTCACGCCCCTGATGGGGGTTTCGGAAAACGGGCAAAGGGAGCTCCTGCAGGTTTTTTACCATTACGGCATTGAGATGTCCGAGCTCATTCCCTGCGTGATATTCCTGGGCTTGGGCGCCATGACCGACTTCGGCCCGCTGATTTCCAACCCCAAGACCATGCTGGTCGGGGCTGGGGCTCAGTTGGGCGTATTTGTCACCTTTATCGGCTCGATTGTCCTGGGCGGATTCACCCTGCAGCAGGCCGCATCTATCGGCATCATCGGCGGCGCGGACGGCCCGACCACCATCTACCTGACCCAGAAACTGGCCCCGGAACTCTTGGGCACCAATGCCCTGGCCGCCTATTCCTACATGGCCCTGGTGCCGCTGATCCAACCGCCCATTATGCGACTGCTGACCACCAAAAAAGAGAAGCTGATTGTCATGCGCCAGATGCGCCCGGTCTCCAAAACGGAAAAAATTATCTTCCCGCTTTTGGCCACTACCCTGATTTCCATCCTGGTGCCGGCAGTCATGCCGCTGATGGGCATGTTTATGTTCGGCAACCTGATGAAGGAAAGCGGCGCGGTCAGCCGGCTGACCGACACGGCCCAGAACGCCCTGATGAATATCGTCACCATCTTCCTGGGCATCTCGGTCGGCGCCACCATGCAGGCGGAAAAGTTCCTGACCAAGGCCCCGCTCCTAGTATTCGGCTTGGGCATCATTGATTTCGCGGTCTGCACGGCCGGCGGCATCCTGACCGTCAAGGTAATGAACCTGTTCCTGAAACCAGAGAACCGGATGAACCCGCTCATCGGCTCGGCCGGCGTTTCGGCCGTGCCCATGTCAGCCCGGGTCGCGCAGGTGGTCGGCCAGCAATATAACCCCAAGAACTTCCTGATTATGCATGCCATGGGGCCGAACCTAGCCGGCGTCATCGGCACGGCCGCCGCGGCCGGTATGTTTATCGCCATGTTCAAATAA
- a CDS encoding cobalamin B12-binding domain-containing protein: MENPKKIILVNPWIHDFSAYDLWLKPLGLLYIASHLKNHGFKVQLIDCLNYNNIPRPYGCSKFHSEEIAKPCHFQNIPRKYKRYGMPPEVFTQLLMAIDDTSPDDPPTLIGVTSMMTYWHQGASETIKYIKQVFADTPVVLGGVYATLCYEHALKNSGADYVIAGLGEEAMLDIARKLTHPNLTAHQSTDYPAYHLYSNPQSIAMLTSRGCPFNCSYCAAGAESRLNRGASSSLNANFTQRPPDEVVDEIEHYLNHLGVTDIAFYDDALLVNTESHIHPILDGIIRRGLNKKLRFHTPNGLHIRYIDKPLAQKLYQANFKTIRLGFEGMDEPKASPEQLATVIAYLKEAWFTSENIGVYVLMGLPGQGLDKIDRSIEFVHRCGAQVRMAQYSPVPGSADFVKLLTQYPELLAEPLLHNKSVYYCHDHGRRFNEFEALKLKAKELNADITG; this comes from the coding sequence ATGGAAAACCCTAAGAAAATAATCCTGGTCAATCCCTGGATACACGATTTTTCGGCTTATGATTTATGGCTCAAGCCTTTGGGGCTGCTTTATATCGCCTCGCATCTGAAAAATCACGGCTTCAAGGTGCAATTGATTGACTGCCTTAATTACAACAACATACCCAGGCCATACGGCTGCAGTAAATTCCATAGCGAAGAAATCGCCAAGCCCTGCCATTTTCAAAACATCCCGCGTAAATATAAAAGATACGGCATGCCGCCCGAGGTCTTCACGCAACTGCTTATGGCGATAGACGACACCTCGCCCGATGACCCGCCGACTCTTATCGGCGTGACCTCTATGATGACCTACTGGCATCAGGGCGCTTCCGAAACCATTAAATATATCAAGCAGGTCTTTGCCGATACGCCCGTAGTTCTGGGTGGCGTCTATGCCACGCTTTGCTATGAACACGCGCTCAAGAATTCCGGCGCTGATTATGTCATTGCCGGGCTAGGCGAGGAGGCAATGCTCGATATCGCCCGCAAACTTACGCATCCCAATCTAACAGCTCACCAGTCAACTGATTACCCCGCCTACCATTTATATAGCAATCCCCAGAGCATCGCCATGCTCACCTCGCGTGGGTGCCCATTCAACTGCTCTTACTGCGCAGCCGGAGCGGAGTCCCGACTTAATCGGGGCGCATCTTCGTCACTTAACGCCAACTTCACCCAGCGACCGCCAGATGAAGTGGTTGACGAGATAGAACATTACCTAAACCACCTGGGTGTAACCGACATCGCCTTTTATGATGACGCCCTGCTGGTCAATACCGAATCCCATATCCATCCTATCCTTGACGGCATCATCCGGCGCGGGCTGAATAAGAAACTGAGATTCCATACGCCCAACGGGCTGCATATCAGGTATATTGACAAACCGCTGGCCCAAAAACTCTATCAGGCAAACTTCAAAACCATCCGCCTGGGTTTTGAGGGTATGGACGAGCCTAAGGCCTCGCCCGAACAACTCGCCACCGTGATTGCCTATCTAAAAGAAGCCTGGTTCACCTCAGAGAATATCGGGGTCTATGTCCTGATGGGTCTGCCCGGCCAAGGCTTGGACAAGATAGACCGGTCCATAGAATTTGTTCATCGCTGCGGCGCGCAGGTCAGAATGGCCCAGTATTCTCCGGTGCCGGGCAGCGCCGACTTCGTCAAATTACTCACTCAATACCCGGAACTTCTTGCCGAGCCGCTGCTGCATAACAAATCCGTTTACTACTGCCACGACCACGGCCGGCGATTCAATGAATTCGAAGCCCTCAAGCTTAAGGCTAAAGAACTTAATGCCGATATTACAGGATGA
- a CDS encoding isoprenylcysteine carboxylmethyltransferase family protein, whose amino-acid sequence MLKIRTRLRAIFIIILLVWAYPDINSILIGSIPIIIGQIIHFISAGYLVKQEKLITAGPYRFVRNPFYVGSFLVDVGLCLVTRNIYVAAVYLPIFYLIVINWRVGKEEGFLRTQFGARYDEYCRLVPRIIPRLWPARLAEPFGRFDWNLILKYREQWRLLRIFGLIVFFYLRTIAPLNISRIPDTIDALIKYPNLPFTIILLFVLAAPPIYEFILKPIWKTLRK is encoded by the coding sequence ATGCTAAAAATACGAACCCGGTTGCGCGCCATATTCATCATCATTCTTCTGGTCTGGGCCTATCCGGATATTAATTCCATTCTCATCGGCAGCATTCCCATCATCATCGGCCAGATTATTCATTTCATATCGGCCGGCTACCTGGTCAAACAGGAAAAGCTCATCACGGCCGGACCGTATCGTTTTGTCCGCAACCCGTTTTATGTGGGCAGTTTCCTGGTCGATGTCGGGCTGTGCTTGGTCACGCGCAACATCTACGTGGCGGCCGTTTACCTACCGATATTTTACCTGATAGTCATTAACTGGCGGGTAGGAAAAGAAGAGGGTTTCCTGAGAACCCAATTCGGCGCCAGATACGACGAATACTGCCGGCTGGTCCCGCGCATCATACCGCGCTTATGGCCGGCCCGGCTGGCCGAGCCGTTCGGCCGGTTTGATTGGAACCTGATATTGAAATACCGCGAGCAGTGGCGTTTATTGCGTATCTTCGGCCTGATTGTATTCTTCTATCTCCGAACCATCGCCCCGCTTAACATCTCAAGGATACCAGACACCATTGACGCCCTGATAAAATATCCTAACCTGCCTTTTACCATTATCCTTTTATTCGTCCTGGCTGCCCCGCCGATTTATGAATTCATTCTTAAGCCGATATGGAAAACCCTAAGAAAATAA
- a CDS encoding isoprenylcysteine carboxylmethyltransferase family protein yields the protein MNLKKRLQKVNQRFLFVLLTAGVLIYLSEPSLPATKSGVSYLPYLISGLALITFGEILRIWATGHLEKNKNLTTSGPYGYIKNPMYAGSFVILMGFNMLAINPYILYIILVELVAFMLVYIPTKRRIESTRLIEKFGPAYADYDKNVPDYIPRRLTSYKSGAPKSWTWRVFWENQEVQVGFAVLVGTVAIIIKLWMPY from the coding sequence ATGAATCTTAAGAAGCGACTCCAGAAGGTCAATCAGCGATTCCTGTTCGTGCTCCTGACCGCCGGGGTGTTGATATATTTGTCCGAACCGTCCCTGCCGGCCACCAAGAGCGGGGTATCTTACCTGCCCTATCTTATCAGCGGGCTGGCTCTGATAACATTTGGTGAAATTCTGCGCATCTGGGCCACCGGGCATCTGGAGAAGAACAAGAACCTGACCACCAGCGGTCCGTACGGCTATATCAAGAATCCGATGTATGCCGGCTCTTTTGTTATCCTGATGGGATTCAATATGCTGGCCATAAACCCGTATATCCTCTATATCATATTAGTGGAACTGGTGGCCTTTATGCTGGTGTATATCCCGACCAAGCGCCGGATAGAAAGCACCCGGCTGATAGAAAAGTTCGGTCCGGCCTACGCGGATTACGACAAGAATGTTCCGGATTATATCCCGCGCCGGTTAACATCCTACAAGTCCGGCGCGCCAAAATCGTGGACCTGGCGGGTATTCTGGGAAAATCAGGAGGTCCAGGTCGGATTTGCCGTCCTGGTCGGCACGGTCGCGATTATAATTAAATTATGGATGCCATACTGA
- a CDS encoding tetratricopeptide repeat protein, translated as MGIENLNIREFQNADDFRAWWNSPETIQFREQNPEQAAQLKDHPYLKPWASHLDRTVLLSETPAETITPSDIGEIFGRYQLEKKLGQGGMGIVYLANDPVLNRKVALKIMTLEGIEATSRFIREVRTSAKLKHPNIVQIYEVGTQGKYHFFTMEYVDGGSMDDLIADKKLTPRGAAEIICNIASALHYANSEGVIHRDIKPSNILIDKNNRAFLTDFGLAKEQSGLERSLTLSGSILGTPDYMSPEQARGEKDKIGVRSDIFSLGATLYHGLTGASPFKDTDLYQVLNRVVTKDPVTPTSIVRNLHRDLETICLKCLEKEPDRRYQTAQELVNDLKRFFEGEAINARPIGRLTKLIRKAKRNKAASLAIIGATVMLLTVSTWFLISSAHTRHQIENYRRDARNAFATKDYETTMASCNKILALSNGDKEINDLLKTCEQYKEKRNAAVKLMGALRIGTLNPDEKIRICQKALETDPSFAEAWQEKGYIYKYDKKDYDQAFESFSRAIEVNPLLVPPYYERGYITSDIRGNKPGAIPDFKKVVELAPESYYGYYARGLIEMNTGNFPAALVDFNKSIELYPDLADGYYHRAFTFFKQGETGKSIADYTRAIELRVNDVLSYYERGLVYLHMGEFNRAMADFDRALELKPDYTPVYKDRASYYRQQGLFDKAIADYTKAIEFEPEEEAYAGRAGVYFERGNYTLALADWNEAIKLSPADASFYKYRANIYYVTGNFKRSIADWTRIIELKPNNAGLYIERGFVFIKMNDFDNAINDYTKAIEINKDSKDAYYYRAGLYTSKGKLEQAITDYTRSIELGFNTQESYYERAGTYTRKGDPEQAIADYTKVIELKPDCADAYVERGNIFAHKKEFARAIADMTTAIKIKPDFAEAYKWLGDAYYYTGDNARALADYTRAIELKPNYPDAYSARSLIYYDQGKTEQCLSDSGRAIELNPNDTYVYCRRGLIYVTQGNFDRAITDFTKAISLAPEDANLYYNRANAYYSNGNLDRADADYNKTIDLKPDYERAYLGRGNIYFYKNNYGRAIADFNKATELKPDCAEAYFNRGEVYYRKKDFTRAMADFDRAIELNPDFVIAYKKRGHLYYDKGEKDPALSDFSMAIKLVPNDIDSYNMRGVIYLNKKSFDLAISDFTTAISLYPTDAVLYCNRGGAYYQSGNHKSALTDFNKALELRPGYDSVHKQRGRLYYDRGEKALAINDLSAAIKSSPNDLEVYNQRGIVYMSDRQFDRAVGDFSKAILLSPNDATPYHNRANAYANLGRYTEAIKDGETALKINPNYPEIQRLIEEWKKQLPK; from the coding sequence ATGGGCATAGAGAACCTAAACATAAGGGAATTCCAAAACGCGGATGATTTCCGCGCCTGGTGGAACAGCCCGGAGACAATCCAATTCCGGGAGCAGAATCCGGAACAAGCGGCTCAATTAAAAGACCACCCTTATCTCAAACCCTGGGCAAGCCATCTGGACCGAACGGTTCTCTTGTCCGAGACGCCGGCCGAGACAATTACGCCCAGCGATATCGGCGAGATTTTCGGCAGATACCAGTTGGAGAAAAAACTGGGCCAAGGTGGGATGGGCATCGTGTACCTGGCCAATGACCCTGTGCTGAACCGCAAGGTGGCCTTGAAGATTATGACCCTGGAAGGCATCGAGGCCACCAGCCGGTTCATCCGCGAGGTCAGGACCTCGGCCAAGCTGAAGCATCCTAATATCGTGCAAATCTACGAGGTCGGTACCCAGGGCAAATACCACTTTTTCACCATGGAATACGTGGATGGCGGCTCGATGGATGATTTGATAGCAGATAAGAAACTAACGCCCCGGGGCGCGGCTGAAATAATCTGCAATATCGCCTCGGCCCTCCATTACGCCAATTCCGAAGGCGTCATCCATCGCGATATCAAACCGTCCAATATCCTGATAGACAAAAACAACCGGGCCTTTCTGACAGATTTCGGATTAGCCAAGGAACAGTCCGGACTGGAACGTTCGCTGACCTTAAGCGGCAGCATCCTGGGCACGCCGGATTATATGTCGCCGGAACAGGCCCGGGGCGAGAAGGACAAAATCGGCGTCCGGAGCGATATCTTCTCGCTAGGCGCCACGCTGTATCATGGGCTGACCGGCGCCTCGCCGTTTAAGGACACAGACCTTTACCAGGTGTTGAACCGGGTGGTAACCAAAGACCCGGTGACGCCGACCAGCATAGTGCGCAACCTGCACCGCGACCTGGAAACGATTTGCCTGAAATGCCTGGAGAAAGAGCCGGACCGGCGCTACCAGACAGCGCAGGAATTAGTCAATGATTTGAAGCGGTTCTTTGAAGGCGAGGCCATCAATGCCCGGCCGATCGGCCGATTGACCAAGCTTATCCGAAAGGCCAAGCGGAACAAGGCCGCCAGTTTAGCAATTATCGGGGCAACGGTGATGTTGCTGACCGTGTCAACCTGGTTCCTGATTTCCTCGGCCCATACTAGGCACCAGATAGAAAACTACCGCCGGGATGCCCGCAATGCGTTTGCCACTAAGGATTACGAGACGACCATGGCATCGTGCAATAAAATATTAGCCCTTTCAAACGGCGATAAAGAAATCAATGATTTACTAAAAACCTGCGAGCAATACAAAGAGAAACGAAACGCGGCAGTAAAACTGATGGGTGCGCTGAGAATCGGTACCCTTAACCCGGACGAGAAGATAAGGATATGCCAGAAAGCCCTGGAGACAGACCCGTCGTTCGCCGAGGCCTGGCAGGAAAAGGGGTACATCTATAAATATGACAAGAAGGATTATGACCAGGCGTTTGAGTCGTTCAGCCGGGCCATCGAGGTTAATCCGCTGCTGGTGCCGCCCTATTATGAACGAGGCTATATCACCTCCGACATCCGCGGTAACAAACCCGGCGCTATCCCGGATTTCAAAAAGGTGGTGGAACTAGCGCCCGAGAGTTATTACGGATATTACGCCCGGGGGCTGATTGAAATGAACACCGGTAATTTCCCGGCAGCGCTGGTTGACTTTAATAAATCCATTGAACTCTACCCTGATTTGGCGGACGGTTATTACCACCGCGCCTTTACATTTTTCAAGCAGGGGGAAACAGGCAAGTCCATCGCCGATTATACCAGGGCAATAGAACTCAGGGTTAACGACGTCCTGTCGTATTATGAACGAGGCCTGGTCTATCTGCATATGGGCGAATTTAACCGGGCCATGGCTGATTTTGACAGGGCGCTAGAACTCAAGCCTGATTATACGCCGGTTTATAAAGACCGGGCGAGTTATTACCGCCAGCAGGGACTTTTTGACAAGGCGATTGCAGATTACACCAAGGCCATAGAATTCGAGCCAGAAGAAGAAGCCTACGCCGGCCGGGCCGGCGTTTATTTTGAAAGGGGCAATTACACGCTGGCCCTGGCTGACTGGAATGAAGCGATAAAGTTAAGCCCGGCCGACGCTTCATTTTATAAATATCGGGCAAATATTTATTATGTAACCGGTAATTTTAAGCGGTCAATTGCCGACTGGACCAGGATTATAGAACTCAAGCCAAACAACGCCGGGCTTTATATTGAACGCGGGTTTGTTTTCATCAAGATGAATGATTTTGACAATGCCATCAATGACTACACCAAGGCCATAGAAATCAACAAGGATTCAAAGGACGCATATTATTACCGCGCCGGGTTATACACCAGCAAAGGCAAACTGGAACAAGCGATTACCGATTACACCCGATCAATAGAACTGGGCTTTAATACGCAGGAGTCATACTATGAACGGGCTGGAACTTATACCAGAAAGGGCGACCCTGAACAGGCGATTGCCGATTATACCAAGGTCATAGAACTCAAACCTGATTGTGCGGACGCTTATGTGGAACGCGGCAATATCTTTGCCCATAAAAAAGAGTTTGCTAGGGCGATTGCCGATATGACCACGGCGATAAAGATAAAACCAGACTTTGCAGAGGCCTACAAATGGCTGGGCGACGCATATTATTATACGGGCGATAACGCCCGGGCGCTGGCCGATTACACCAGGGCCATAGAACTCAAGCCTAATTATCCGGACGCTTACAGCGCCCGGTCTCTGATTTATTATGACCAGGGCAAGACAGAGCAGTGCCTGAGCGATTCCGGCCGGGCCATTGAATTAAACCCGAATGATACCTACGTCTATTGCCGGCGTGGGTTGATATATGTAACTCAAGGTAATTTTGACCGGGCGATTACTGATTTCACCAAGGCCATCTCATTGGCCCCGGAAGACGCCAACCTCTATTATAACCGGGCTAACGCCTATTACAGCAACGGCAACCTGGACCGCGCCGATGCCGACTATAATAAAACAATCGATCTCAAGCCGGATTATGAGAGAGCCTATTTGGGGCGCGGCAACATTTATTTTTATAAAAACAATTATGGCCGGGCAATAGCGGACTTTAACAAAGCCACGGAATTAAAACCGGATTGCGCAGAAGCCTATTTCAATCGCGGAGAGGTTTATTACCGGAAAAAAGATTTCACCAGGGCCATGGCTGATTTTGACAGGGCGATAGAACTCAACCCGGATTTTGTTATCGCCTATAAAAAGCGCGGGCATCTCTATTACGATAAGGGCGAGAAAGACCCGGCCCTAAGTGATTTCAGCATGGCAATAAAATTAGTCCCCAACGACATAGATTCGTACAATATGAGAGGAGTTATCTATCTGAACAAGAAATCCTTCGACCTGGCCATCAGCGACTTTACCACAGCCATATCATTGTATCCGACCGACGCCGTTTTATACTGCAACCGGGGCGGGGCTTATTATCAAAGCGGAAATCATAAATCGGCCCTGACTGACTTTAATAAAGCCCTAGAACTGAGGCCGGGTTATGACAGCGTCCATAAACAACGCGGCCGCCTATATTATGACAGGGGTGAAAAAGCGCTGGCCATTAACGACCTGAGCGCGGCAATAAAATCAAGTCCCAATGACCTCGAGGTATATAATCAACGGGGGATCGTTTATATGAGCGACAGACAATTTGACCGGGCCGTCGGCGATTTCAGCAAGGCGATATTATTATCCCCGAATGATGCCACGCCATATCACAACCGGGCCAATGCCTATGCGAATTTGGGCAGATATACCGAGGCCATCAAGGATGGCGAGACAGCCCTTAAGATAAACCCAAACTATCCTGAAATACAAAGGCTAATTGAAGAATGGAAGAAACAATTACCTAAATAA
- a CDS encoding LEA type 2 family protein, translating into MFLLLFSVIFVFSTACSGFVDRRKELKNCDFAIKNARIENIGLTSLTLKLTVDIYNPNRIDVILDKLDVDIWINDNYVGKSVNEQKREIKIGTSENVELIFHIDYTGAYKIYKDIKKGEKPQYRFKGNVYFSTIFGDIAFPFEKKS; encoded by the coding sequence ATGTTTCTTCTGTTATTCTCTGTGATATTTGTTTTCTCCACGGCCTGTAGCGGATTCGTGGACCGGCGCAAGGAACTCAAGAACTGCGACTTTGCTATCAAGAACGCCCGGATAGAAAACATCGGCCTGACCTCCCTGACCCTGAAACTGACCGTGGATATCTATAACCCCAACCGGATAGACGTAATTCTGGACAAGCTGGATGTGGATATCTGGATTAATGACAACTATGTCGGCAAGAGCGTCAACGAGCAGAAGCGGGAGATAAAGATCGGAACATCCGAGAACGTGGAACTGATATTTCACATTGACTATACCGGCGCGTATAAGATCTACAAGGACATCAAGAAAGGCGAAAAACCGCAGTATCGGTTCAAAGGCAACGTTTATTTCAGCACAATTTTCGGCGACATTGCATTCCCGTTCGAGAAGAAGAGTTAG
- a CDS encoding insulinase family protein, which produces MLKRVLLLGLFLLMIGCSNSPNLDIHKPTPKSSKVAHPDQLTFPALEVKIPKPDRTVLSNGLITYLLEDNELPLITIKVLIRNGAVQDEPGKSGTANLVARLMRTGGTAKYPAETLDEKLEFMSAELSVSAYYEEVDLKFSFLNRDLSECLDILNEILFNPAFPEDKLEKEKARILESIRRQNDEPSAIAGREFRKLVYPNHPFGNEIQGTTETLANINVSDLMKFHREYFDISKMLIGVVGNMKKNDMIARLTDAFKEVRLQTPKHWFPNKPLSRTFSKSVNLINKEVNQSVIEIGHLGIERLNPDYFKIIMMNAILGGSSVSRLYDQIREQRGLAYDVGSYFTLSRDTGMFVAYTPTKNESVAQVISIILAEIKNIQTNLVGEEELKNTKEGTLNGFVFRFENPVRVVEQYMYIEHIGLPDNYLPTYRDNIMKVTREDIREAAKKYLNPEDYILLVVGDSKKFDKPLSEFGTVNEIKLEKSPE; this is translated from the coding sequence ATGTTAAAGCGCGTATTACTATTAGGATTATTCTTGCTTATGATCGGTTGCTCTAACAGTCCTAACTTGGACATCCACAAACCAACGCCAAAATCATCCAAGGTGGCGCATCCGGACCAACTCACCTTCCCGGCCCTGGAGGTGAAAATCCCCAAGCCGGACCGGACCGTGCTGTCCAACGGATTAATTACCTATCTGCTGGAGGACAATGAACTGCCCCTGATTACCATTAAAGTATTGATTCGCAATGGCGCGGTCCAGGACGAGCCCGGCAAGTCCGGCACAGCCAATCTGGTGGCCCGGCTGATGCGCACCGGTGGCACCGCCAAATACCCAGCCGAGACGCTGGACGAGAAACTGGAATTTATGTCCGCCGAATTATCCGTCTCAGCCTATTACGAGGAGGTGGATTTGAAATTCTCGTTTCTGAACCGTGATTTGTCTGAATGTCTGGACATCCTCAATGAAATCCTGTTCAATCCAGCATTCCCAGAGGACAAGTTAGAAAAGGAAAAGGCCCGGATTCTGGAATCCATCCGCCGTCAGAACGACGAACCCAGCGCCATTGCCGGCCGGGAATTCCGGAAACTCGTCTATCCAAACCATCCCTTCGGTAATGAGATACAGGGCACTACCGAGACCCTGGCCAATATCAATGTTTCCGACCTCATGAAATTCCATAGAGAATACTTCGATATTTCCAAGATGCTGATTGGCGTAGTTGGCAATATGAAAAAAAATGATATGATAGCGCGATTGACTGATGCCTTTAAGGAAGTCCGTTTACAAACACCGAAACACTGGTTCCCGAACAAGCCCTTATCGCGCACCTTCTCCAAATCCGTCAACCTGATTAACAAAGAGGTCAATCAGTCCGTGATTGAAATCGGGCATCTGGGCATCGAGCGGCTGAACCCGGACTATTTCAAGATAATCATGATGAATGCCATCCTGGGCGGCTCGTCGGTCTCCCGGCTCTACGACCAGATTCGGGAACAGCGCGGACTGGCCTATGACGTAGGCTCCTATTTCACCCTGTCCAGAGATACCGGGATGTTCGTTGCCTACACCCCGACCAAGAACGAATCCGTGGCCCAGGTCATCTCCATCATCCTGGCCGAGATAAAGAATATACAGACCAACCTGGTGGGCGAAGAGGAATTGAAGAACACCAAGGAAGGCACCCTGAACGGATTTGTCTTCAGGTTTGAGAACCCGGTTCGGGTGGTGGAGCAATATATGTATATAGAACATATCGGCCTGCCGGACAACTATCTGCCCACCTATCGAGATAATATCATGAAGGTCACCCGGGAAGACATCCGCGAGGCGGCCAAGAAATATCTCAATCCGGAGGATTACATCCTGCTGGTAGTCGGCGACAGCAAGAAGTTTGATAAGCCGTTGAGCGAATTCGGCACGGTTAATGAGATTAAATTGGAAAAGAGCCCAGAATAA